A genomic window from Plasmodium chabaudi chabaudi strain AS genome assembly, chromosome: 8 includes:
- a CDS encoding zinc finger protein, putative, translating to MNNVRSRYTLSNEKKEKYNDVENMCNSIKERSYEACDPCNENMSNEKEGNNVNTNTKFNKENRNIKVNEYSNKNKNIYNSSKSSYKSYADHNYGNKTDRGQNNRFTNKSDEHNDKKTYIHNKRFYNNYNMNNSEKYYSNKNKENGYIKSSFRGHNYNNRNSNKNNLNHNLNIDKQNNKSSRYGNNEYGNYYNNENTYNKINKKNDNTNDNNFSSMSKYKTVEKEDKLSLSNDCENIKSEEHFNLKNTDINSSDNYEYNKYRVQSNSPDHIKKNDNFLFQTDNNNFRNECNGTPQPNHEKCQNSENNENYKNESSNHSSRENSETSKTPNKEPYEIVENVNGNISPDLNKDSNGNPNEDLKKLKREEEKKKVKNWKPEEQALLEEGLRVYKDLKNSPQKWEKVSQVVKTKNSDECLKRFLYCRFVVMKEKEKIEKEKIEKEKLERERIEKEKIEKEKLEKERMEKERMEEENDEHEQDIDSDDMDINNNINVKGENILLKNVYLKNISLYKAVLLKFQLVCTRCCNTFDVTVTSKDQPQIVCNCTNCSSNAIIEVYRNICFLGNSCICVLKFNQCSLMDLLAGDYSINCEGCGRKTLVKNVSSGKEICVNCQNCFIKLEFRYEEFSFDEAFTANDAAIKKIDDMINKLFTSKTSKKKIVAPQSNNLKIEKTKSVVKINNIEVKDGACKHYKKSHKLFKFPCCNKIFPCPTCHNLNSNHEYILARRVICGYCYREFDDDDVCICQKDKKTKKGGNFWEGGKGCRNAITLSRNDSKKYKLLNRQTVQKKKK from the exons atgaataatgtTAGGAGTAGGTATACATTaagtaatgaaaaaaaagaaaaatacaatGACGTTGAAAATATGTGTAACAGTATAAAAGAAAGAAGTTATGAAGCTTGTGATCCATGCAATGAAAATATGAGTAATGAAAAGGAGGGCAACAATGTTAAtacaaatacaaaatttaacAAAGAGAATCGAAATATAAAGGTTAACGAATAtagcaataaaaataaaaacatatataatagcaGTAAAAGTAGTTATAAAAGCTATGCTGATCATAattatggaaataaaacGGATAGAGGACAAAATAATCGCtttacaaataaaagtGATGAACACAACGATAAAAAAACGTATATCCATAATAAAcgattttataataattataacatGAATAATagtgaaaaatattatagtaataaaaataaagaaaatgggtatataaaaagttcTTTTAGAGgacataattataataatagaaattcaaataaaaacaatttgaatcataatttaaacattgataaacaaaataataaaagttcACGATATGGGAATAATGAATATggtaattattataataacgAAAACACttacaataaaattaataaaaaaaatgataatacaaATGATAACAATTTTAGTAGCATGTCTAAATATAAGACAGTTGAAAAAGAGGataaattatcattatcaaatgattgtgaaaatataaaatcagAAGAACAtttcaatttaaaaaatactgATATAAATTCTAGTGacaattatgaatataataagtaTAGGGTGCAATCAAATTCTCCtgatcatataaaaaaaaatgataattttttgtttcaaaCGGATAACAACAATTTTAGAAACGAATGTAACGGCACACCCCAACCAAATCATGAAAAGTGTCAAAACtcagaaaataatgaaaactataaaaatgaatcgTCTAATCACAGTTCAAGGGAAAACAGTGAAACTTCCAAAACCCCAAATAAAGAACCTTACGAAATTGTGGAAAATGTCAATGGGAATATATCGCCagatttaaataaagacaGTAATGGAAATCCAAATgaagatttaaaaaaattaaaaagagaggaagagaaaaaaaaagtaaagaaCTGGAAACCAGAAGAACAAGCTTTACTTGAAGAAGGTTTGCGAGTTTATaaagatttaaaaaattcgcCACAGAAATGGGAAAAGGTTAGTCAAGTtgtaaaaacaaaaaattcagACGAATGTCTGAAGCGTTTTCTTTATTGCAGATTTGTTGTTATGAAAGAGAAAGAGAAAATTGAAAAGGagaaaattgaaaaagagAAACTGGAAAGGGAAAGAATagaaaaagagaaaatcGAAAAAGAGAAACTAGAAAAGGAAAGAATGGAAAAGGAAAGAATGGAggaagaaaatgatgagCATGAGCAAGATATAGATAGTGATGATatggatataaataataatataaatgtaaaaggggaaaatatattattgaaaaatgtatatttgaagaatatatcattatataagGCGGTTTTATTAAA ATTTCAATTAGTTTGTACACGATGTTGCAATACATTTGATGTCACTGTAACGAGCAAAGACCAACCACAAATAG TGTGTAATTGCACCAATTGTAGTAGTAATGCAATTATTGAAGTTTACagaaatatttgttttttggGCAATAGCTGTATTTGcgtattaaaatttaaccAATGTTCACTGATg GACTTGTTAGCGGGAGACTATAGCATAAATTGTGAAGGGTGTGGAAGAAAAACTCTCgtaaaaaatgtatcaTCCG GCAAAGAAATATGTGTAAATTGTCAAAATTGTTTCATAAAACTGGAATTTCGATATGAagaattttcatttgatgAAGCTTTTACTGCAAATGATGCCgcaataaaaaa AATTGATgatatgataaataagTTATTTACAAGCAAGActagcaaaaaaaaaatcgttGCACCTCAATcaaacaatttaaaaattgagaaaacaaaaagtgttgtaaaaataaataatattgaagTGAAAGATGGTGCTTGTAagcattataaaaaatcacataaattatttaaattccCATGTTGTAATAAG ataTTCCCATGCCCAACATGccataatttaaatagtaACCACGAATATATTCTTGCAAGGAGAGTTATATGTGGGTATTGCTATCGAGAATttgatgatgatgatgtGTGTATATGCCAAAAggataaaaaaacgaaaaaggGTGGAAACTTTTGGGAG ggGGGTAAAGGATGTCGAAATGCAATAACCCTAAGTAGAAATGATTCGAAAAAGTATAAGCTTTTAAATAGACAAACCGTAcagaaaaagaagaagTAG